From a region of the Thermus caldilimi genome:
- a CDS encoding AAA family ATPase, protein MAEAPQAFSSLREALNRVLFGQEEAIEALLATLLARGHALLEGVPGLGKTLLAESFAQGSGLSYKRIQFTPDLLPQDLTGSEVFREGRFEFVKGPLFAQVVLADEINRAPPKVQSALLEAMQERAVTAGGVRYPLPEPFFVVATQNPLELEGTYPLPEAQLDRFTAKIPFRPPRREVWLRILTEEPEVPEPQGVDFLRAQAEAREVRVAREALEAITHVAFLTQEDRRLRMGLSPRGAKAWLALAKALAYLRGKPLVDWKELRDAAFLALPHRLFLTEEALYEGESAEGILKGLLKKGGIP, encoded by the coding sequence GTGGCGGAGGCTCCCCAGGCGTTTTCCTCCCTTCGGGAAGCCCTAAACCGGGTTCTCTTCGGCCAGGAAGAGGCCATAGAGGCCCTTCTGGCCACCCTGCTGGCTCGGGGTCACGCTCTTTTGGAAGGCGTTCCGGGCTTGGGAAAGACCCTCCTGGCGGAAAGCTTCGCCCAGGGAAGCGGCCTGAGCTACAAGCGCATCCAGTTCACCCCCGACCTCCTGCCCCAGGACCTTACGGGAAGCGAGGTGTTTCGGGAGGGGCGGTTTGAGTTCGTGAAAGGCCCCCTCTTCGCCCAGGTGGTCCTGGCGGACGAGATCAACCGGGCCCCGCCCAAGGTGCAGTCGGCCCTCCTCGAGGCCATGCAGGAACGGGCGGTGACTGCAGGAGGGGTGCGCTACCCCCTGCCCGAGCCCTTCTTCGTGGTAGCCACGCAAAACCCTTTAGAGCTGGAGGGCACCTACCCTCTCCCAGAGGCCCAGCTGGACCGCTTCACCGCCAAGATCCCCTTCCGCCCCCCCAGGCGGGAGGTGTGGCTAAGGATCCTCACGGAAGAGCCCGAGGTGCCCGAACCCCAAGGGGTGGACTTCCTCCGGGCCCAAGCCGAGGCGCGGGAGGTGCGGGTGGCCAGGGAAGCTTTGGAGGCCATCACCCACGTGGCCTTTCTCACCCAGGAGGACCGGCGCCTGCGCATGGGCCTATCCCCCCGGGGGGCCAAGGCCTGGCTGGCCCTGGCCAAGGCCCTCGCCTACCTGCGGGGCAAGCCCCTGGTGGACTGGAAGGAGCTCAGGGACGCCGCCTTTCTGGCCCTCCCCCACCGGCTTTTCCTCACGGAGGAGGCCCTTTACGAGGGGGAGAGCGCCGAAGGAATCCTGAAGGGGCTCCTCAAGAAGGGGGGCATCCCTTAG
- a CDS encoding elongation factor G produces MIPGTSPIRTVALVGHAGSGKTTLTEALLFRTGAKDRMGRVEEGTTTTDYTPEAKLHRTTVRTGVAPLKYKDHRIFLLDAPGYGDFVGEIRGALEAADAALVAVSAENGVQVGTERAWTVAERLALPRMVVVTKLDKGGDYYALLEDLRTTLGHILPIDLPLYEGGRWVGLIDVFHGKAYRYQNGAEVEVPVPEEERERAERFRQEVLEAIVETDEALLEKYLEGEEVTGEALEKAFHEAVRKGLLYPVALASGTEDIGVLPLLDLILEALPSPEERFGEGPALAKVFKVQVDPFMGQVAYVRLYRGRLKPGDTFQSEGGAIRLPHLYVPMGKDLLEVEEAEAGYVLGLPKAENLHRGMVLWQGERPESEAVPFARLPEPNVPVAIRPKGRTDEAKLGEALRKLLEEDPSLKLERQEETGEFLLWGHGELHLTTAKERLSDYGVEVEFFVPKVPYRETIRKVAEGQGKYKKQTGGHGQYGDVWLRLEPAPEYSFEWRITGGVIPSKYQEAIEEGILEAAKKGVLAGYPVMGFKAIVYNGSYHEVDSSDLAFQIAASMAFKKVMELASPVLLEPIYQIKVIAPQERVGDILSDLQARRGRILGMEQEGALAAVRAEVPLAEVLEYYKALPSLTGGAGAYTLEFSHYAEVPPHLAQRIVQERRAAEGQ; encoded by the coding sequence ATGATCCCAGGAACCTCTCCCATCCGAACCGTGGCCCTGGTGGGCCATGCGGGAAGCGGCAAAACCACCTTGACCGAGGCCCTACTTTTCCGAACCGGTGCCAAGGACCGGATGGGCCGGGTGGAGGAGGGCACCACCACCACCGACTACACCCCCGAGGCCAAGCTCCACCGTACCACGGTGCGTACCGGGGTGGCCCCCCTGAAGTACAAGGACCACCGCATCTTCCTCCTGGACGCCCCCGGCTATGGGGACTTCGTGGGGGAGATCCGGGGGGCTTTGGAGGCCGCGGACGCCGCCTTGGTGGCGGTCTCCGCGGAAAACGGGGTGCAGGTGGGCACGGAAAGGGCCTGGACCGTGGCCGAGCGGCTTGCTCTCCCCCGCATGGTGGTGGTCACCAAGCTGGACAAAGGGGGGGACTACTACGCCCTTTTGGAGGACCTCCGCACCACCTTGGGCCACATCCTGCCCATCGACCTGCCCCTCTATGAGGGCGGGCGCTGGGTGGGGCTCATCGACGTCTTCCACGGGAAGGCCTACCGCTACCAAAACGGCGCCGAGGTGGAGGTGCCCGTGCCCGAAGAGGAGCGGGAACGGGCCGAGCGCTTCCGTCAGGAGGTCCTCGAGGCCATCGTGGAAACCGACGAAGCCCTTCTGGAAAAGTACCTGGAGGGGGAAGAGGTAACCGGGGAGGCCCTGGAAAAAGCCTTCCACGAGGCGGTGCGCAAGGGCCTCCTCTACCCGGTGGCCCTGGCCTCGGGCACGGAGGACATCGGCGTCCTGCCCCTTCTGGACTTGATCCTAGAGGCCCTCCCTTCCCCGGAGGAACGCTTTGGGGAAGGCCCTGCCCTGGCCAAGGTCTTCAAGGTACAGGTGGACCCCTTCATGGGCCAGGTGGCCTACGTGCGCCTTTACCGGGGCAGGCTGAAGCCAGGGGATACCTTCCAGAGCGAAGGGGGCGCCATCCGTCTACCCCACCTCTACGTGCCCATGGGCAAGGACCTCCTGGAGGTGGAGGAGGCGGAGGCAGGGTATGTCCTGGGCCTGCCCAAGGCGGAAAACCTACACCGGGGCATGGTGCTCTGGCAGGGGGAACGGCCGGAAAGCGAGGCGGTCCCCTTCGCCCGCCTGCCCGAGCCCAACGTGCCCGTGGCCATCCGGCCCAAGGGGCGCACGGACGAGGCCAAGCTGGGGGAGGCCCTGAGGAAGCTTCTGGAGGAGGACCCAAGCCTCAAGCTGGAACGCCAGGAGGAGACGGGGGAGTTCTTGCTTTGGGGACACGGGGAGCTTCACCTCACCACCGCCAAGGAGCGCCTTTCCGACTACGGGGTGGAGGTGGAGTTCTTCGTGCCCAAGGTCCCCTACCGGGAAACCATCCGCAAGGTGGCCGAGGGGCAGGGCAAGTACAAGAAGCAGACCGGGGGGCACGGCCAGTACGGGGATGTGTGGCTCCGCCTGGAGCCCGCCCCCGAGTACAGCTTTGAATGGCGCATCACCGGGGGGGTGATCCCCAGCAAGTACCAAGAGGCCATTGAGGAGGGGATCCTCGAGGCGGCCAAGAAGGGGGTCCTGGCGGGCTACCCGGTGATGGGCTTCAAGGCCATCGTCTATAACGGCTCCTACCACGAGGTGGATTCCAGCGACCTCGCCTTCCAGATCGCCGCCAGCATGGCCTTCAAGAAGGTGATGGAGCTGGCAAGCCCGGTTCTTCTGGAACCCATCTACCAGATTAAGGTAATCGCCCCCCAGGAGCGGGTGGGGGATATCCTCTCTGACCTCCAGGCCCGGCGGGGGCGGATCCTGGGCATGGAGCAGGAGGGGGCCTTGGCGGCGGTGCGGGCCGAGGTGCCCTTGGCGGAGGTCTTAGAGTACTACAAGGCCCTCCCCAGCCTCACCGGGGGCGCCGGGGCCTACACCCTGGAGTTCAGCCACTACGCGGAGGTGCCCCCCCACCTGGCGCAGCGGATCGTGCAGGAGCGGAGGGCGGCCGAGGGGCAATAG
- the trhA gene encoding PAQR family membrane homeostasis protein TrhA produces MVREPFNALSHALGVPLALLGSAFLLLFAPREVWPALLLFGLTMALMFGASTLYHALRVGDRALAWLRRLDHAAIFLFIAGSYTPFLAEGLQENRKPFALGLVWSLALLGVGFRLFFLKAPRWLYTLSYLALGWLSVLFLLKLHLPLSTFALMAASGIFYTLGALVYARKKPDPWPEIVGFHGLWHLLVLLGSLFMYLAILNLYT; encoded by the coding sequence ATGGTCCGTGAACCCTTTAACGCCCTAAGCCATGCCCTGGGGGTGCCCCTAGCCCTTTTGGGAAGCGCCTTCCTCCTTCTCTTCGCCCCCAGGGAGGTCTGGCCCGCTCTCCTCCTCTTCGGGCTCACCATGGCCCTCATGTTCGGGGCCAGCACCCTTTACCACGCCCTGCGGGTGGGGGATCGGGCCCTGGCTTGGCTCAGGCGGCTGGACCATGCGGCCATCTTCCTCTTCATCGCCGGAAGCTACACCCCCTTTCTGGCGGAGGGTCTTCAGGAAAACCGGAAACCCTTCGCCCTGGGCCTGGTGTGGAGCCTGGCCCTCCTGGGGGTGGGCTTCCGCCTCTTCTTCCTCAAGGCACCCCGGTGGCTTTACACCCTGTCCTACCTGGCCCTAGGTTGGCTTTCCGTCCTCTTCCTGCTCAAGCTCCACCTACCCCTTTCCACCTTCGCCCTTATGGCCGCCTCGGGGATCTTCTACACCCTGGGGGCCCTGGTGTACGCACGTAAAAAACCCGACCCTTGGCCAGAAATCGTGGGTTTCCACGGACTTTGGCACCTCTTGGTACTCCTCGGAAGCCTATTCATGTATCTGGCGATCCTCAACCTCTACACCTAG
- a CDS encoding response regulator transcription factor, with protein sequence MESPLILIVEDEKDIARFIELELQAEGYRTEVAHDGITGLSRFREVNPNLVILDLMLPVMDGIEVAKRIRKTSNVPILILTAKDRVEDKVEGLDAGADDYLVKPFSIEELLARVRAHLRRVSPAITGEIRVADLIINLEGREVFRSGRRIELSNKEFELLELLAKNPGKVFSRYEIEEKVWPGYQGGSNVVDVYIGYLRKKLEAGGERRLIHTVRGVGYVLRED encoded by the coding sequence ATGGAATCGCCCCTGATCCTGATCGTGGAGGACGAAAAGGACATCGCCCGCTTCATCGAGCTGGAGCTGCAAGCTGAGGGCTACCGCACCGAGGTGGCCCACGACGGCATCACCGGCCTTTCCCGCTTCCGGGAGGTGAACCCCAACCTGGTCATCCTGGACCTGATGCTCCCCGTCATGGACGGGATCGAGGTGGCCAAGCGCATCCGCAAGACCTCCAACGTCCCCATCCTCATCCTCACCGCCAAGGACCGGGTGGAGGACAAGGTGGAGGGCCTGGACGCCGGGGCCGATGACTACCTGGTGAAGCCCTTTTCCATAGAGGAACTCCTGGCCCGGGTGCGGGCCCACCTGCGCCGGGTGAGCCCGGCCATCACCGGGGAGATCCGGGTGGCGGACCTCATCATCAACCTCGAGGGCCGCGAGGTTTTCCGAAGCGGGCGGCGCATCGAGCTTTCCAACAAGGAGTTCGAGCTCCTGGAACTTCTGGCCAAGAACCCCGGGAAGGTCTTCAGCCGCTACGAGATCGAGGAAAAGGTCTGGCCCGGCTACCAGGGGGGAAGCAACGTGGTGGACGTCTATATCGGCTACCTGCGCAAGAAGCTGGAGGCCGGGGGGGAAAGGCGCCTGATCCACACCGTGCGGGGGGTGGGGTACGTGCTCCGGGAGGACTAA
- the ppsA gene encoding phosphoenolpyruvate synthase, with product MRWVRFFHEVGLKDVPLVGGKNASLGEMIRELGPLGVKVPGGFATTSEAYWHFLTANGLKEAIAQELKDLDPDDPILLARASRRLRNLILKGGYPEDLEEEIRQAYRRLSQEAKEEALPVAVRSSATAEDLPTASFAGQQESYLYVQGEEELLLHVKRAMASLFTARAISYRAHMGFDHLKVALSVGVQRMVRADTATSGVIFTLDPDTGHRGFVYITAIWGLGENIVQGRVGPDAYYVHKETLKAGYRALVHKKLGPKELTLAFDPREGRLRNRPTPPYLRNQFALSEDEALLLADWSIRIEEHYSRKRGAPTPMDIEWAKDGPTGELFILQARPETVHSQKALVLRIYRLLERGEVLAEGLAVGEAVATGRARVLKDPKEMDRFQEGEVLVTETTNPDWEPIMKQAAAIVTERGGRTSHAAIVARELGVPAVVGAAGATRLIPEGEGVTVSCAEGEVGRVYRGALAFEVEEARPETLPRTRTRILVNVGTPEEALRVSLLPTDGVGLLRMEFVFASHVRVHPLALTRFETLPEKVRRQVEELTEAYPDQRAYFVDTLAQGIGLIAAAFYPRPVLLRFSDFKTNEYARLVGGHLFEPKEENPMLGWRGASRYYHPDYKEGFLLEVAAVKKVREEMGLKNLMVMVPFCRTPEEGQRVLEVMAEGGLIRGEDGLEVYVMAEIPSNVLEAEVFAELFDGFSIGSNDLTQLALGLDRDSERVAWLFDERRETVKALCAMLIEKAHAKGKKVGICGQAPSDYPEFAAFLVERGIDSLSLNPDALLRTVKKVAEIEAALGPGA from the coding sequence ATGCGCTGGGTTCGGTTTTTTCACGAGGTGGGCCTGAAGGATGTGCCTTTGGTGGGGGGTAAGAACGCCTCTCTCGGGGAGATGATCCGGGAACTAGGCCCCTTGGGGGTGAAGGTGCCCGGGGGATTTGCCACCACCAGCGAGGCCTACTGGCATTTCCTCACGGCCAACGGGCTCAAGGAGGCCATCGCCCAGGAGCTCAAGGACCTGGATCCCGATGACCCCATCCTCCTGGCACGGGCAAGCCGCCGCCTGAGAAACCTGATCCTGAAGGGGGGATATCCCGAGGACCTCGAGGAGGAGATCCGCCAAGCCTACCGAAGGCTTTCCCAGGAAGCCAAGGAGGAAGCCCTTCCCGTGGCCGTGCGCAGTAGCGCCACCGCCGAGGACCTCCCCACCGCCAGCTTCGCCGGGCAACAGGAAAGCTACCTCTATGTGCAAGGGGAGGAGGAACTCCTCCTTCATGTGAAGCGGGCCATGGCCAGCCTCTTCACCGCCCGGGCCATCAGCTACCGGGCCCACATGGGGTTTGACCACCTCAAGGTGGCCCTCTCCGTGGGGGTGCAGCGCATGGTGCGGGCGGACACCGCCACAAGCGGGGTAATCTTCACCCTGGACCCCGACACCGGCCACCGGGGCTTTGTCTACATCACCGCCATCTGGGGCCTGGGGGAGAACATCGTCCAGGGGCGGGTGGGACCCGACGCCTACTACGTGCACAAGGAAACCCTTAAAGCCGGCTACCGGGCCCTGGTCCACAAGAAGCTCGGCCCTAAGGAGCTTACCCTGGCCTTTGACCCCAGGGAGGGCCGGCTGAGAAACCGCCCCACCCCTCCTTATCTCCGGAACCAGTTCGCCCTTTCCGAGGATGAAGCCCTCCTCCTGGCCGACTGGTCCATCCGGATTGAAGAGCATTACAGCCGGAAGCGGGGGGCTCCCACCCCCATGGACATCGAGTGGGCCAAGGACGGGCCCACGGGGGAGCTTTTCATCCTGCAGGCCCGGCCCGAAACCGTGCACTCCCAGAAGGCCCTGGTGCTTCGCATCTACCGCCTTTTGGAAAGGGGCGAGGTCCTGGCCGAGGGCCTGGCGGTGGGGGAAGCCGTGGCCACGGGAAGGGCCCGGGTGCTTAAGGACCCCAAGGAGATGGATCGCTTCCAGGAGGGTGAGGTCCTGGTCACGGAAACCACCAACCCCGACTGGGAACCCATCATGAAGCAGGCGGCGGCCATCGTCACCGAGCGGGGTGGGCGCACCTCCCACGCCGCCATCGTGGCCCGGGAGCTGGGGGTACCGGCGGTGGTGGGAGCGGCGGGGGCCACCCGGCTCATCCCCGAGGGGGAAGGGGTCACGGTCTCCTGCGCCGAGGGGGAGGTGGGGCGCGTCTACCGCGGGGCCCTGGCCTTTGAGGTGGAGGAGGCGCGCCCGGAAACCCTCCCCAGGACCCGCACCCGGATCCTGGTCAACGTGGGTACCCCGGAGGAGGCCCTAAGGGTAAGCCTCCTGCCCACGGACGGGGTGGGGCTATTGCGCATGGAGTTCGTCTTCGCCAGCCACGTGCGCGTCCACCCCCTGGCCCTCACCCGCTTCGAAACCCTGCCCGAGAAGGTACGGCGCCAGGTGGAGGAGCTCACCGAGGCTTACCCCGACCAACGGGCCTACTTCGTGGATACCCTGGCTCAGGGGATTGGCCTCATCGCCGCGGCCTTTTACCCCAGGCCCGTTCTCCTCCGCTTCTCCGATTTCAAGACCAACGAGTACGCCCGCCTCGTCGGGGGGCACCTCTTTGAGCCCAAGGAGGAAAACCCCATGTTGGGCTGGCGGGGGGCGAGCCGCTACTACCACCCGGACTACAAGGAGGGCTTCCTCCTGGAGGTGGCGGCGGTCAAGAAGGTGCGGGAGGAGATGGGCCTCAAGAACCTCATGGTGATGGTGCCCTTCTGCCGCACCCCGGAGGAGGGGCAAAGGGTTCTGGAGGTGATGGCGGAGGGGGGCTTGATACGGGGAGAAGACGGCCTCGAGGTCTATGTGATGGCGGAGATCCCCTCCAATGTCCTCGAGGCTGAGGTCTTCGCCGAGCTCTTTGACGGGTTTTCCATCGGCTCCAACGACCTTACCCAGCTCGCCCTCGGCCTGGACCGGGATTCGGAACGGGTGGCCTGGCTCTTCGACGAAAGGCGGGAAACCGTCAAGGCCCTTTGCGCCATGCTCATCGAGAAGGCCCACGCCAAGGGGAAAAAGGTGGGCATCTGCGGCCAGGCCCCTTCCGACTACCCCGAGTTCGCCGCCTTCTTGGTAGAGAGGGGCATCGACTCCCTAAGCCTCAACCCCGACGCCCTCCTGCGCACGGTGAAGAAGGTGGCGGAGATCGAAGCCGCCCTGGGCCCTGGCGCTTGA